CCCATGAACCTGGCAAGCGACAGGCTGGGCCTACGCGCCCTCGCCGAGTCCATCCCGGGGGTTTCGGTGGTCTCGGTCGCGGCGATCCTCGCCGAAACCGGGGACCTGACCCGTTTCGATTCCGCCCGCGCGGTGGTCAAACACGCCGGGCTGTGCCCGCGGGAGAACTCCTCCGGCAGCTACCGCGGCACCACCCGCATCAGCGGGCGTGGCCGGCCGCTGTTGCGGGTCGCGGCGTGGCGGGCGGCGTTCGCCGCGCTCACCCACAACGAGGTGTACGCCGCCCGTTACCGGCACCTGACCAGCCGAGAGGCCAACCAGCTCAACCCCAACCAGGCCCGAGTAGCGATCGCTGCCGCCCTGCTGCGGCAACTGTTCGTCGTCATCACCACCGCCACGCCGTGGAACCCCGACATCGCTGCCGGCCGTACCCGCCCCGCCGAAAGGACCGCCGCCTGACCCCTCACTGAACCGTCCTGGGTCTGGTGGAGACCGTGATCTCACCAGGAGAATGCCGGTATGGGTGCACTGAGGAAGTTTGATCCAGAGACGCGTGAGCGGGCTGTGAGGATGTATCACGACCACCTCGCCGAGCATGGCGGCGGAAAGCTCGCCGCCCGGAAACACGTGGGCGCATTGCTCGATATCAACCAGGCGACGTTGCGGAACTGGATCGAGAAGGACCGGCCGATCGTGACTGCGCGGGGAACGATGACGGTGGGCGAGCAGGACGCCGAGTTGGCGGCGCTTCGCAAGGAGAACGCTGAATTGCGAAGGGCCAATGAGATTTTGAAGACAGCGTCGGCGTTTTTCGCCGCGGCGGAGGTCGACCGCCGACTGCGGTGATCGTTGATTACATCGACGCTCACAAGGGTCGGTTCGGGGTCGCCCCGATCTGCCGAGTGCTCACTGAGCACGGCGTGCAGATCGCCCCGTCCACCTACTACGCCCGCACGCAAGCGGGTCCGGTCTCGGTGACACGATTGGCCGAGGCGTACGACGCTCACGCGGTCTACCAGGCGTTTCATCGCAATCGTGGCGTGTACGGCGTCCGCAAAATCTGGCACACGATGCGCCGCGAGGGCCGTGAGATGGGCCGTGATCAGGTGGGCCGACTGATGGGGATCTGCGGGATCGCCGGAGTCACCCGCGGAAAACATCGCACGATCACGACCCAGCGCGATGATCGCGCGCCGCGGCATCCTGATCTGGTGGAGCGCAAGTGGTCATTGCCGGCCAGGCCAGATCAGTGGTGGGTGGCTGATTTCACCTACTGCTGGACCCTGGCAGGGTTCGTTTACACCGCGTTTCTCGTCGATGTGTACTCGCGTCGAATCCTCGGGTGGCGGGTGATGACGAGCAAGTCGACACCGTTGGTGACCAGCGTTCTCGAACAGGCCTTGTTCACCCGACGTAGAACCGACTTCTCGTTCACTGCAACAGGTTTGATTCATCACAGCGATGCCGGAAGTCAGTACACAGCGCTGGCGTTCACCGAAGCATTACGCGACTCCGGCTTGGCCGGATCGATCGGGTCGGTCGGCGATGCACTCGACAATGCGTTGATGGAATCAGCCATCGGGTTGTACAAGACCGAACTGATCGAGCGCCAGCGATCGTGGACCGGGCGCGCAGAAGTCGAGCGCGAGACCGCCGCCTGGGTGCACTGGTACAACACCGAGCGGCTGCACTCATCGATCGGCTACTGCCCGCCCATTGAGTACGAGAGGCGCTACCGTGAGACAGCCACCTCCGAGATGGCGGTGGCCTAAACGAGGTCTCCATCCGATCCAGGACGGTTCACACACCCTCCGGCCGGGACAAGCTCGCTGCACCTTGGGCACACAAGCCCGACCCTGAGCCTGAGCAGTCCCCACCCCCGGCGCGAACCAAGCTCGAATGAAGGCTGTTGGGTACCAACCCGTTTGAACGCTAGGTAGAGCCCGCGCCAGGCACGACCCCGGCCAACCCGAACCCCCCACCACGCACCCATCCCGACACGCCAACCGGCCGCCGGGCCGAACACCCACGCCCACACCCACCACAGGACCCTGTTGACACAAACCCTCATAGGCTGCTCAGGGAGCAGAGGGAAGGCATCGCTTGCACCCCACGCAGCAGGGTTTTGTGGTTCTTTCGGATCAGGGACCAGAGGCCGCCCAGGCCTCGATCATCGAACGAGCGATGGAGATCGATCCGGGGAGGCGCAGACGGTCGGCGTCGTCGGAACCCGGCGCCTCGGCGCGGGACCAGCCGTCGCCCCGGGCCAGCGCCGCCCGGACCTCGTCGCGGTGGAACCACTGCGCATCGCCGATCTCGCCGTCGAGGAACGCCAACTCGTCGGCCGGGTCGCCGAGTGCGGCGAATCCCAGCATCAGCGACCGCGGGAACGGCCACGGCTGACTGCCGAGGTAGCGCGGTTCCCGCACCACGATCCCGACCTCTTCGTACACCTCGCGCAGGACGCACTGTTCGAGCGACTCCCCCGGCTCGACGAAGCCGGCCAGCGTCGAATACCAACCCTGCGGCCACACCGACTGGCGGCCGAGCAGGATGCGATCGGCGCCGTCGTGGACGACGGTGATGATCGCCGGGTCGGTCCGCGGGAACTCGTCGCGGCCGGAATCCACACTGCGCCGGACCCAACCACCGCGGGCCGGCCGGGTGACGGAACCGTCGACCGGTGAATGACTCGCGGTCGCATGCCAGTTCAGGATTCCCAGGGCGGTCGCGAGGAGCCCCGCCTCGTCGGCGGACAGTCGCGTCGCACCGCGTCGGGCGTCATCGGTCGGTCCGTCGATGTGGTCCACCCGGCGCGTCCACAGGTCGGCTCCACCGGCGCCGCCCGACCCGTCGAAGCCGAGGATCACCGCATCCCCCGGCGGCGCCTCGGCCACGGTCGGAGCCGCAACCCAGTGCAGCGCACCGGAATCGGTGACCGGGTAGCGGCCGGCCGCGTCGATCAACAGCACCTTGGCCGTCGGCCAGCCGGCGGCCATCCGCTCGGCGTCGTCGCGGATCGCGTCCGCCCGGTCGAACACCGCCCGCGACAGCAGCGGCGGCTGGGGCATGTCGAAATGCACGGTGACACGGCCTTTCTCGATGACGGAACGATCAGTCGTCGTTGGGGTTGGTGCGGACGTACAGCAGCCGGTCACCGACTTCGATCTGTTCGACCTCGCTGTCGTCGACGCGGTGCAGCACACCGTTCCGCACAACACCCAGGACGATGTCGCGGGTGTGGGCGGGCGATCCGCCGGTCTCGGTCGGGTCGACCTCGCGCTCGGCGATGGCGTAGCCGGCATCCGGGGTCAGGAGGTCCTCGATCACCTCGACCACCGACGGGGTCATCGTCGCGATCCCGAGGAGGCGGCCGGCGGTCTCCGACGACACCACCACCGAGTTGGCGCCGGACTGGCGCATCAGGTGGGTGTTCTCCGACTCCCGGATCGACGCGACGATCTTCGCCCGCGGATTGAGTTCGCGGGCGGTGAGCGTGGCGAGGACCGCGGTGTCGTCGCGGCTGGTGGCGACGACGATGCTGGCGGCGTGCGCGACACCGGCGAGGCGGAGCACATCCGACTTGGTGGCGTCGCCGCGCACGGTGACCAGCCCGTCGGAGGCGGCCGCCTCGAGCACGGTGGCGTCCGCGTCGACGACGACGATCTCGGAGGGCTTGATGCCGTCGCCCCGCATGGCGTCCACCGCGGTGCGGCCCTTGGTGCCGTAGCCGATGACCACGGTGTGATTGCGCACGGTATTCCTCCAACGCTGGATCTTGAGCGCCTGGCGCGACCGTTCGGTGAGCACCTCGAGGGTGGTACCGATCAGCACGATCAGGAACAGCACGCGCAACGGCGTGATGATGACGAGGTTGATGAAACGGGCGAACGGGGTGATCGGTGTGATGTCGCCGTAGCCGGTCGTGGAGAGGGTCACCGCGGAGTAGTAGAGCGCGTCCAGGTACGACAGCTCGTTGTCCTGGGCATCGCGATAGCCGGCGCGATCCAGCCAGACCACGACCGAGGTGAACAGCAGCGCCAGGGTCGCCCAGAAGACGCGCCGACCGATCGCCCGGCTCGGGCTCTGCTGGAGTTCGGGGATGCGGACGACGCCGACCAGTGCGTGGTCGGGCCGGTTGGCCAGCTCGGTACCGCCGAAGCGTCGGCGCAGACGGTTAGCCACCGGCACGCACGCGCACGTCGAGTTCGCTCACACGCTGCAATGTAGCCCACCTCGGGGCATCACAAGGCATGTGGCGGGAGCTGTCCCGGGGCACCGGCGCGCTCAGCGGGCCAGCTTCGCGGCGAGGGTCGCCTCGTCGGGCAGGTCGTCGGCCTCCAGGGTGTGCCCGTCGCGCACATAGTGGAACGCGGCGCGGACCTTGGTCGGCTCCACCCCGGCCAGCTGCGCCCACGCCAGGCGGTACGCGGCGAGCTGGATGAAGAGTGATTCCCGGCGGGCGGGTTCGGGGATCACACCGGTCTTCCAGTCCACGACCGTCCACGAACCGTCCTTCTCGGCGAAGACCGCGTCGATCCGTCCGCGCACGACGATCCCGCCGATGACGGTCTCGAAGGGCACCTCCACCTCGGTCGGGCTGCGATTCGCCCAGGGCGAGGAGAGGAACGCGGCCCGCAATTCCTCGAGATCGGCGTCGGGACTCGCGGTCGCGTCGGCGGCGCCGGGCAGTTCGTCGATGTCGAGGAGCCGTGTCGCCCCGAACCAGCGTTCCACCCAGGCGTGGAACGCGGTGCCGCGCCGGGCCATCGGGTTGGGCCGGAACGGGGTGGGCCGGCGGAGCCGACGAGCGAACTCGGCCTCGTCGGCGTCCAGTTCGACCAGCTGACTGACGGACAGATGGGTCGGCAACGACACCTCGACGAGCGCCTGGTTGGCCTGATGATGCTCGGCGAGCAGGGCCGACACCTCGGCCTCCCACGCCCCGATCTCGTCCGCGGGGTCGGCCGGTGGCGTTGCGGGGGTCTCGGCGTCGGCGGGGCCGGACTGGGCAGCAGGTGTGTCGAACAGCGCGGGCGCCGCGCGGCCGGCGATGGCGTCGGCGACCAGGTCGGCCGCCCGCTGTACCGAGTCGCGGCGGCCCGCGAGCGGATCACGCGGCCACGGCGCCGCGATCGCGCGTTCGGCCAACGGATTCGGGCTGTCCGGTTCGGGCGGTGGCGTCCGCACCGCGATCGACAGACCGGTCGAGTCGACGCTCGGGTCGGCGATCGCCTCATCGATGCCGGTCATCAACTCGTCGAAGAAATCCGAACCGCCGCGGGGTTTGTCGCCGGTCTCCGACCAGTGGTGCGCCGAGATCAGCAGGTCGTGCCGGGCGCGGGTGAGCGCCACATAGAGCAACCGGCGATCCTCCTCGAGTCGCCGTTCGCCGATCGCGGCCTTGTGGTCGGTCAGGGCGTCCTCGAGCTGCTTGCGGTCGGCCACGGTGTCGATCTTCAGGATCGGGAACCCCTCCGGCGCACCGTCGGCCGCCTCGGCCGGGATCGCCAGATCGCCGCGCAGGTCCGCCGGGAGTTCGCGCGCACTGCCCAACCATGTGGTGTCGGCCTTGGCGCTGGGGAAGATCCCCTTCGCCAGGTGCGGGATCGCGACGACATCCCATTCCAGGCCCTTGGCCGCATGCACGGTGAGGATCTGCACCCGCTGTTCGGCCACCTCGATGCGGCCCGGTTCGAGACCCTTCTCGATGGTCTCGGCAGCATCCAGGAAGGCGAGCAGTCCAGGCAGATTCGCTCCCGGACGATCAGCGTAATGACTGACGTAGTCGGCGAAGGCGTCGAGGTGTTCGCGTCCGGTGATCGCACCCCGCATGCGCCGCGCCCGGATCTGCGCCTCGACGCCGACCCCGATCGTGTTCTCCACGTCGGCGACGAGTTCGGGCAGCGGTTGTCCGATGCGCCGACGCAGTGACTCCAACTGCGCACCGAACGCCCGGATGCGGGCGTAACCCTCCGGGCTGTAGTCGGTGGGTTCGCCGGGGTCGACGACGGCGTCGGCGATGCCCGCCCGGTCGACGATCTCGGTGGGCAGCACCGCATCGAGTGCGGCGTCGAGCGCTTCCCTGCTGGTGACCACCCCGCCCGCCTCGGCGAAGCTCTCCGCCGCCAGGTTGGTGGCCCGACGCCAGAGCGCGGCGAGGTCCTTGGCGCCGAGCCGCCAGCGGGCCCCGGTGAGCAGACGCATGACCGCGGTCCC
The genomic region above belongs to Gordonia hongkongensis and contains:
- a CDS encoding transposase; this translates as MNLASDRLGLRALAESIPGVSVVSVAAILAETGDLTRFDSARAVVKHAGLCPRENSSGSYRGTTRISGRGRPLLRVAAWRAAFAALTHNEVYAARYRHLTSREANQLNPNQARVAIAAALLRQLFVVITTATPWNPDIAAGRTRPAERTAA
- a CDS encoding ATP-dependent helicase, with amino-acid sequence MTDLQDRTERPMVGAKSLAAALGLPDPTPEQVAVIEAPMEPMLVVAGAGAGKTETMASRVVWLVANQLVAPDEILGLTFTRKAASELGARIRRRLSMLAGSPALRNWDPDGALAARLRGADPEVSTYHAYAGRLIADYGLLLPVEPSSTLLTETELWQLAFSLVSAWPGELNTKKVPASVTEAVLKLYGEMSEHLVDIADLAQAGSTLYELVDTLPKGPKQRDKPTQALLKVQEVIDERRELIPMVIALGETMRAQSALDFGSQMSLAARLVVSNSEVVTAERTAFRAVLLDEYQDTGHSQRVLLSTLFGGHGRAPVAVTSVGDPIQSIYGWRGASAANLPRFARDFPRPDGTPARRLELLTSWRNSAQGLRLANQISAELRRRGIPVSVLRPRPDAPDGTASIALTETVLDERNWIADAIEERYQAAEAADVAPPTTAILVRRNEDSAPLAAELESRGIPTEVVGIGGLLHVPEIEDIVATLRVMADPMAGTAVMRLLTGARWRLGAKDLAALWRRATNLAAESFAEAGGVVTSREALDAALDAVLPTEIVDRAGIADAVVDPGEPTDYSPEGYARIRAFGAQLESLRRRIGQPLPELVADVENTIGVGVEAQIRARRMRGAITGREHLDAFADYVSHYADRPGANLPGLLAFLDAAETIEKGLEPGRIEVAEQRVQILTVHAAKGLEWDVVAIPHLAKGIFPSAKADTTWLGSARELPADLRGDLAIPAEAADGAPEGFPILKIDTVADRKQLEDALTDHKAAIGERRLEEDRRLLYVALTRARHDLLISAHHWSETGDKPRGGSDFFDELMTGIDEAIADPSVDSTGLSIAVRTPPPEPDSPNPLAERAIAAPWPRDPLAGRRDSVQRAADLVADAIAGRAAPALFDTPAAQSGPADAETPATPPADPADEIGAWEAEVSALLAEHHQANQALVEVSLPTHLSVSQLVELDADEAEFARRLRRPTPFRPNPMARRGTAFHAWVERWFGATRLLDIDELPGAADATASPDADLEELRAAFLSSPWANRSPTEVEVPFETVIGGIVVRGRIDAVFAEKDGSWTVVDWKTGVIPEPARRESLFIQLAAYRLAWAQLAGVEPTKVRAAFHYVRDGHTLEADDLPDEATLAAKLAR
- the nudC gene encoding NAD(+) diphosphatase encodes the protein MPQPPLLSRAVFDRADAIRDDAERMAAGWPTAKVLLIDAAGRYPVTDSGALHWVAAPTVAEAPPGDAVILGFDGSGGAGGADLWTRRVDHIDGPTDDARRGATRLSADEAGLLATALGILNWHATASHSPVDGSVTRPARGGWVRRSVDSGRDEFPRTDPAIITVVHDGADRILLGRQSVWPQGWYSTLAGFVEPGESLEQCVLREVYEEVGIVVREPRYLGSQPWPFPRSLMLGFAALGDPADELAFLDGEIGDAQWFHRDEVRAALARGDGWSRAEAPGSDDADRLRLPGSISIARSMIEAWAASGP
- a CDS encoding IS3 family transposase (programmed frameshift), giving the protein MGALRKFDPETRERAVRMYHDHLAEHGGGKLAARKHVGALLDINQATLRNWIEKDRPIVTARGTMTVGEQDAELAALRKENAELRRANEILKTASAFFGRGGGRPPTAVIVDYIDAHKGRFGVAPICRVLTEHGVQIAPSTYYARTQAGPVSVTRLAEAYDAHAVYQAFHRNRGVYGVRKIWHTMRREGREMGRDQVGRLMGICGIAGVTRGKHRTITTQRDDRAPRHPDLVERKWSLPARPDQWWVADFTYCWTLAGFVYTAFLVDVYSRRILGWRVMTSKSTPLVTSVLEQALFTRRRTDFSFTATGLIHHSDAGSQYTALAFTEALRDSGLAGSIGSVGDALDNALMESAIGLYKTELIERQRSWTGRAEVERETAAWVHWYNTERLHSSIGYCPPIEYERRYRETATSEMAVA
- a CDS encoding potassium channel family protein, yielding MANRLRRRFGGTELANRPDHALVGVVRIPELQQSPSRAIGRRVFWATLALLFTSVVVWLDRAGYRDAQDNELSYLDALYYSAVTLSTTGYGDITPITPFARFINLVIITPLRVLFLIVLIGTTLEVLTERSRQALKIQRWRNTVRNHTVVIGYGTKGRTAVDAMRGDGIKPSEIVVVDADATVLEAAASDGLVTVRGDATKSDVLRLAGVAHAASIVVATSRDDTAVLATLTARELNPRAKIVASIRESENTHLMRQSGANSVVVSSETAGRLLGIATMTPSVVEVIEDLLTPDAGYAIAEREVDPTETGGSPAHTRDIVLGVVRNGVLHRVDDSEVEQIEVGDRLLYVRTNPNDD